AAGGTCAATGAGTGTTCCGCGCCCTGCTTTTCTTATGTCGGTAGAAGTGTCGAGCGTAATTCCTTTTTCTTTAATTTGCTCCAAAATTTTTTCTTTGGTATCGCAAACGTAAATGTCAATTCCGCAGTCCTTGAAAATCAAATCGCGGAAAGAAATTCGTTCCCATTCGCCTGCAAAATCTATGCTTATGCCGTCGTATCCTATCTGTAATCCGCCTTTAATTTCGGTTAACAAATGCTTCAGCAGTTTTTCGGTAAAGTCCATATTATCCTGATAATTCCAATATGCCGCATAGTATTCAAGCAAGGTAAAATCAGGCAGGTGAGAAGCGTCAACGCCTTCGTTTCTGAAACTCCTTGCGAATTCATACACTCGCTCAAAACCGCCTGCAATCGCTCTTTTCAGATAGGTTTCAGGCGCAATCCGCAAAAAGACGTCGATGTCGAGCGCGTTGTTGTGCGTAATGAACGGACGGGCGAGCGCGCCGCAAGCGTGATTTGTAAGAACGGGCGTATCTATTTCTTGGAAATCGTGGTCGTTCAAAAAGTCGCGGATTACTCTTATGACTTTTGTACGCGTCTTAAAGCGGTCAAGCGCCTCGGGGTCGGAAATTAACTCCAAATATCTCTTGCGGAGGCGAATTTCATCGTCGCTTATTCCGTGGAATTTTTCGGGGAGATTGCGCAAGGTTTTCGAGAGGAATTTCCACTCTTTTACGTCTATTGTTTTTTCGCCTGTTTTTGTTGTAATAAGCGTTCCGGTTATTCCTATGAAATCGCCAATATCGACCACTTCTTTAAAATATGCGAAACTGTCGCCAAGCACATCTTTTTGAAGCGCGAACTGGATTTTTCCGTGAAATCCGAAAAGGTGTCCGAATGCCAATTTTCCGAAGTATCTTGCGGCGACTACGCGTCCTGCAAGCGTAATGTTTTCGGTGCCTTCGGGCAAGTTCTGCGCCTCGGCGATAGTGTGGGTTGTCTCAAATCTCTCGACGTAGGGAAGGTCGCCTCGCTCTTTGATTTTGGCGATTTTGTCGAACCTGACCTGCATTTGCTCGTTGAAATCTTTTCTGCTCATAATTGTTCTCTGTCCTTAATTTTTCAGTTTGTCGATTTCCGATATGATTTGCGCCGTTATTTCTTCAATGCTTCCCGTTCCGTTAATCGAAATAACCTTGCCGCCGTCTTCATAAAATTTCATTACGGGAAGCGTTTTGGCATTGTATTCCAAAAAGCGATTTTGTATAACTTCGGGAGTATCGTCTTTTCTGCCTTCGATTTCAGCTCTTTTCAAAAGTCTTGCGACGAGTTCTTCTTGCGGAACGTCGAGCGAAACAAGCGCGCTTACCGAGGTTTTGAGTTTGCACATCATTTCTTCGAGAGCGTGGCACTGTCCGACCGTGCGCGGAAAACCGTCAAACAAGAAACCGGAATAGTTTACGCTGTTTTTCATTATGTGGTTTTCCAGCAATTCGACGACAATTTCGTCGCTCAGAAGACCACCTGCTTCCACAATGTTCTTTGCTTTCAGCCCGAGCGTGCTTTCGGCTTTTATCTCGGCTCTGATAATGTCGCCCGTAGAAATATGCCCTAAATTATACTTTTCAGTAATAAATTTCGCTTGAGTGCCTTTTCCTGCTCCCGGCGCTCCAAACAAAACGATATTTAGCATAAATAAACCCTTTCATTAAAAATTCTTATATAAAAAATACAATTTTGCCGTTCATTAAAAGTGAAAATAACTAAAAAAACATAAAAAATGCAGGAAATATGGGATTTTAAGAAAAAAATTCGGTTTGGCTCTTGGGCAAATTATATTTTACCGTAATATTTTCGTAGTGCGTGGTTAACAAGCAGGTTGCTTGGGTTTTACTAATTTAAAAAATAAAAAGGACATAAACTTTATGAACAGGCTATTATTTGTAGATACTTCACCCAAGAACCTTGAGGCGTACAAAACGCTTTTCGCAAAAAAAACGTCGGAATGGGAATGTCGCTTTGCCGATAACTTAAAGGCGGCTTTCGATGAAATGTCAAAGGTCGAGTTTAATATGATTGTGTGCGACATAAAAATGCCGGTGCTTAACGGTGTTTCGATTTTAGATACCGTGGCGCAGATGTATCCTCATATAATCAGAGTGGTTTTAGTGCCGAGTTTGAGCGCGGACTTCCCGAAACATTTGGTTAAATATGCACATAGAGTACTTGTTCGCCCCGAAAGTTGCCAAAAACTTGAGGATACGCTGATTAGAATTTACGAATTATACAAAACCATTATGCGCCCGCAGGCAATTAAATATATAGAAGGGATTGAAACAATTCCGTCGTTGCCTAAGGTTTACAGCGACCTTATAGCAGAACTCGAAAGCCCCTCGCCGTCGGTCAAAAAAGCGGCGTCGCTGATTTCGGCGGACATCGGTATGAGTGCGTCAATTCTTAAAATGGTGAATTCGGCGTATTTCGGACTGTCGCAAAGAATTACTTCGCCCGAATTTGCAGTTTCGCTTTTGGGGCTCGATATTGTTCAGGGACTTGTTTTGACGGCGCACCTTTTCACGTCGTTTTCCAATGCCGAAGCAAAACTTTTGCACTTGGAAGACATTGTTGACCACTGTCTTATAACGGGTTTTTTGGCGAAAGAAATCGCAAAACACGAAAACTTGCCTTTGGCAAACTCCGACATTTACATTGCAGGAATTTTACACGACATAGGAAAATTGATTTTTG
This is a stretch of genomic DNA from Chitinivibrionia bacterium. It encodes these proteins:
- a CDS encoding response regulator, with translation MNRLLFVDTSPKNLEAYKTLFAKKTSEWECRFADNLKAAFDEMSKVEFNMIVCDIKMPVLNGVSILDTVAQMYPHIIRVVLVPSLSADFPKHLVKYAHRVLVRPESCQKLEDTLIRIYELYKTIMRPQAIKYIEGIETIPSLPKVYSDLIAELESPSPSVKKAASLISADIGMSASILKMVNSAYFGLSQRITSPEFAVSLLGLDIVQGLVLTAHLFTSFSNAEAKLLHLEDIVDHCLITGFLAKEIAKHENLPLANSDIYIAGILHDIGKLIFVSHSPKLYKQVIDAAQDKKIPFYDAEDEMFGATHAEVGAYLLGQWGLSETIVELIAYHHSATNPKHLDMELSILKAANIFAREVLPMEELNPCDLSDKIFAASPLMTTKRDEWYAIAMKAITESSMKI
- the lysS gene encoding lysine--tRNA ligase, with the protein product MSRKDFNEQMQVRFDKIAKIKERGDLPYVERFETTHTIAEAQNLPEGTENITLAGRVVAARYFGKLAFGHLFGFHGKIQFALQKDVLGDSFAYFKEVVDIGDFIGITGTLITTKTGEKTIDVKEWKFLSKTLRNLPEKFHGISDDEIRLRKRYLELISDPEALDRFKTRTKVIRVIRDFLNDHDFQEIDTPVLTNHACGALARPFITHNNALDIDVFLRIAPETYLKRAIAGGFERVYEFARSFRNEGVDASHLPDFTLLEYYAAYWNYQDNMDFTEKLLKHLLTEIKGGLQIGYDGISIDFAGEWERISFRDLIFKDCGIDIYVCDTKEKILEQIKEKGITLDTSTDIRKAGRGTLIDLLYKKVSRPQLVNPTFVIKHPIDLSPLARKNDDNPLETDRFQLVVNGWEVINAYSELVDPVDQEERFEQQAQARADGDLDAMAVDYDFLQCIEYGLPPISGWGMGIDRIVALLTNTQNLRDVVLFPLLRPKHDEQRNNEED
- a CDS encoding adenylate kinase; translated protein: MLNIVLFGAPGAGKGTQAKFITEKYNLGHISTGDIIRAEIKAESTLGLKAKNIVEAGGLLSDEIVVELLENHIMKNSVNYSGFLFDGFPRTVGQCHALEEMMCKLKTSVSALVSLDVPQEELVARLLKRAEIEGRKDDTPEVIQNRFLEYNAKTLPVMKFYEDGGKVISINGTGSIEEITAQIISEIDKLKN